A genomic segment from Candidatus Hydrogenedentota bacterium encodes:
- a CDS encoding gamma-glutamyltransferase, with the protein MNRRTFLQGVGAAASAGIGLAGCATIPTTPTGAAPDLGAGMRVDPTRLAHRNQNRSTVACTGGIACTSQPLASLAAADVLREGGNAVDAAIAANALLSLVEPMNCGPGGDLFAIVWIEADRKLYALNASGRSPHAWNLDEARKHDLTRIPPYSPLSWTVPGCVSGWQALHERFGSRPPARLFAPTIEYARNGFPVSPIIARDWGRMKPDEFPSLATAFAPGGKPPAFGNIYASPDLANFYEILLRDGLAAFYQGEIAERIVRFSEAQGGYFARRDFADHQATWVEPVSTSYRGYDVWEIPPNGQGISVLQMLNMLEHFDVAALEPNSPAHLHLFLEAKKLAFEDRAVYYADMDRADVPLEWLISKEYGAQRAQLIHPRRASKRVAPGEFDASDTIYLTTADASGNMVSLIQSTYYGWGSHLVPDGLGFPLQNRGCAFALDPNHRNRLESHKRPFHTIIPAFVTRQGAPVFSFGVMGGAFQPQGHTQLLMNLIDFRMSPQQAGEQPRIEHNGSSDPDGTRIEKSGTVKAERHIPEKTLAALRRRGHDVTEDIGAFGGYQGIWREENPRRYFGGTDPRKDGCAIGY; encoded by the coding sequence ATGAACCGTAGAACCTTTTTGCAGGGCGTTGGCGCGGCGGCTTCGGCCGGCATCGGGCTCGCCGGATGCGCCACCATCCCAACCACCCCGACCGGCGCCGCCCCCGATCTTGGCGCCGGAATGCGGGTTGACCCCACCCGGCTCGCGCACCGCAATCAAAACCGATCCACCGTCGCCTGCACCGGCGGCATCGCCTGCACGAGCCAGCCCCTCGCTTCCCTGGCCGCCGCCGATGTGCTCCGCGAAGGCGGCAACGCCGTGGACGCCGCCATCGCCGCAAACGCCCTTCTGAGCCTGGTCGAGCCCATGAACTGCGGGCCCGGCGGCGACCTCTTCGCCATCGTATGGATCGAGGCCGACCGCAAACTCTACGCCTTGAACGCCAGCGGGCGCTCCCCCCATGCCTGGAATCTCGACGAAGCCCGGAAACACGACCTGACCCGCATTCCCCCCTATTCTCCGCTCTCCTGGACTGTCCCCGGGTGCGTCAGCGGATGGCAAGCCCTCCACGAACGCTTCGGCTCGCGGCCGCCCGCGCGCCTTTTCGCGCCCACCATCGAGTACGCCCGAAACGGATTCCCCGTCAGCCCGATCATCGCGCGCGACTGGGGACGCATGAAACCCGACGAGTTCCCCTCGCTCGCGACGGCCTTCGCCCCCGGCGGAAAGCCGCCGGCCTTCGGCAACATCTACGCCAGCCCCGATCTCGCCAATTTCTACGAAATCCTCCTCCGCGACGGCCTCGCCGCCTTCTACCAGGGCGAAATCGCGGAGCGCATCGTCCGTTTCTCCGAAGCGCAGGGCGGCTACTTCGCCCGACGCGACTTCGCGGATCACCAGGCTACCTGGGTCGAGCCCGTCTCCACCAGCTACCGCGGCTACGATGTCTGGGAGATTCCGCCGAACGGACAGGGCATCAGCGTACTCCAGATGCTCAACATGCTGGAGCACTTCGACGTCGCCGCCCTGGAACCGAACAGCCCGGCCCACCTCCACCTCTTCCTGGAAGCCAAGAAACTCGCCTTCGAAGATCGCGCCGTCTACTACGCCGACATGGACCGCGCCGACGTCCCGCTTGAATGGCTCATATCGAAGGAATACGGCGCCCAACGCGCCCAGCTTATTCACCCCCGCCGCGCCTCCAAACGCGTCGCCCCCGGAGAGTTCGACGCCTCCGACACCATCTACCTCACCACCGCCGACGCCAGCGGCAACATGGTCTCGCTTATCCAGAGCACCTACTACGGATGGGGAAGCCACCTCGTGCCCGACGGCCTCGGATTCCCCCTCCAGAACCGCGGATGCGCCTTCGCCCTCGATCCCAACCACCGCAACCGCCTCGAAAGCCACAAGCGCCCCTTCCACACGATCATTCCCGCCTTCGTCACGCGCCAAGGCGCCCCGGTGTTCTCCTTCGGCGTCATGGGCGGCGCCTTCCAGCCCCAGGGACACACCCAGCTGCTCATGAACCTCATCGACTTCCGCATGTCGCCTCAGCAGGCCGGCGAACAGCCCCGCATCGAGCACAACGGCAGCTCCGACCCCGACGGAACCCGCATCGAAAAAAGCGGCACGGTGAAGGCCGAGCGCCACATCCCCGAGAAGACCCTCGCCGCGCTCCGCCGGCGCGGCCACGACGTCACCGAAGACATCGGCGCCTTCGGCGGCTACCAGGGCATTTGGCGCGAAGAAAACCCCCGGCGCTACTTCGGCGGAACCGACCCCAGAAAAGACGGCTGCGCCATCGGCTACTGA
- a CDS encoding transposase has protein sequence MKDFADYLSQIQEGGEVDIMKLMLETMAKAVMEAGVAEHVGADRHERSEGRKGHRNGYKPRKLKTPGWRAFLDVPQVRGTEPYSRCSSPNGAGERALTACAEMYFMGVSTRKVKHVEKMGGFGLSAKHGFLRGPGAGRGARGVSGAPSGRAGMARRRWTRATSKPALTVGCASRPLSWFAGINDDGRRNSHLASGADLESKATGPRCSANLDPAWRHRR, from the coding sequence ATGAAGGATTTTGCGGATTATCTGAGCCAGATTCAAGAAGGAGGGGAGGTAGACATCATGAAGTTGATGCTGGAGACCATGGCGAAGGCGGTGATGGAGGCTGGTGTGGCCGAGCACGTGGGGGCGGACCGTCACGAGCGCTCGGAAGGCCGGAAAGGCCATCGGAACGGGTACAAGCCGCGCAAGCTCAAGACCCCGGGTTGGCGAGCTTTCCTGGATGTCCCCCAGGTGCGCGGCACGGAGCCGTATTCGCGCTGTTCTTCGCCAAATGGGGCAGGCGAGCGAGCGCTGACGGCCTGCGCGGAGATGTATTTCATGGGCGTATCCACCCGGAAAGTGAAGCACGTGGAGAAGATGGGCGGTTTTGGCCTGTCGGCGAAGCACGGTTTCCTGCGTGGCCCAGGAGCTGGACGAGGAGCTCGCGGAGTTTCGGGAGCGCCGTCTGGACGAGCGGGAATGGCGCGGCGACGGTGGACGCGTGCTACGTCAAAGCCCGCTCTCACGGTAGGGTGCGCAAGCAGGCCGCTCTCGTGGTTTGCGGGCATCAACGATGACGGGCGCCGAAATTCTCACCTGGCGTCTGGCGCGGATTTGGAAAGCAAGGCCACTGGACCGAGGTGTTCCGCGAATTTGGACCCAGCGTGGCGTCACAGGCGTTGA
- a CDS encoding flagellar protein FlaG has protein sequence MELNAIESSARTQAVPERAQSTRPAPPAPENDARAASAAAREAAARPSGVPRRLGVQQPLPPNTRLRVDEESKQIVAQVLDENNQVIRQIPPEALLELSVRFNRLEGLLFNRET, from the coding sequence ATGGAACTAAATGCTATAGAAAGCAGCGCCCGGACGCAGGCCGTGCCGGAACGCGCCCAGAGCACGAGACCCGCCCCGCCGGCGCCGGAGAACGACGCCCGCGCGGCCTCCGCGGCGGCGCGGGAAGCCGCCGCGCGCCCGAGCGGGGTGCCTCGGCGCCTGGGCGTCCAACAACCGCTGCCGCCGAACACGCGGCTGCGGGTGGATGAAGAGAGCAAGCAAATCGTGGCGCAGGTGCTGGACGAGAACAATCAGGTGATCCGCCAGATTCCGCCGGAGGCGCTGCTGGAACTCTCGGTCCGCTTCAACCGCCTCGAAGGCTTGCTGTTTAACCGCGAAACCTGA
- a CDS encoding sulfite exporter TauE/SafE family protein yields the protein MFDAFIEPGVPPILFWLFAAVAIVIQGISKSGFAGGAGILSLPLMMLVMPVDKVAATLLPLLILCDLNAIYHHRRNKDWRVILAIFVPACAGILVGAAVWWKIGQDGVAFYSLLIKRMVGVIAIVFGLYILAKDRSMAWVARHRAGPRTAVIAGVLAGFTSTIAHAAGPIVSLYVYSQGFGKTLFVGTVAWTFTLINITKLPFYAWAGLIKTDVLLFDLCLVALIPLGSWLGHWMHHRVSEWWFSRIIMVLTLLAGVQLLFDVQVIQGAIGWMVR from the coding sequence ATGTTTGACGCCTTTATCGAGCCCGGCGTGCCGCCGATCCTGTTCTGGCTGTTTGCGGCGGTCGCAATCGTCATCCAGGGCATCAGCAAGTCCGGGTTCGCGGGGGGCGCGGGGATCCTGTCGCTCCCGCTGATGATGCTGGTGATGCCGGTGGACAAGGTCGCGGCGACACTGCTGCCGCTGCTGATCCTGTGCGACCTGAACGCGATCTACCACCACCGGCGCAATAAGGACTGGCGGGTGATCCTGGCGATCTTTGTTCCGGCGTGCGCTGGGATTCTGGTTGGAGCCGCGGTGTGGTGGAAGATCGGGCAGGACGGGGTGGCGTTTTACAGCCTGCTGATCAAGCGGATGGTCGGGGTCATTGCGATAGTTTTCGGGCTGTACATCCTGGCGAAGGACCGTTCCATGGCGTGGGTGGCGCGGCATCGCGCGGGGCCGAGAACGGCGGTGATCGCCGGGGTGCTCGCGGGATTCACATCGACCATCGCGCACGCGGCGGGCCCGATCGTGAGCCTGTATGTATATTCGCAGGGTTTCGGCAAGACGCTGTTCGTGGGGACGGTGGCGTGGACCTTCACGCTGATCAACATCACCAAGCTGCCGTTCTACGCGTGGGCCGGGCTGATTAAGACGGATGTGTTGCTGTTCGATCTGTGCCTGGTCGCGCTGATCCCGCTCGGGTCGTGGCTGGGGCACTGGATGCACCACCGGGTGTCGGAATGGTGGTTCAGCCGGATCATCATGGTGTTGACGCTGCTGGCGGGGGTGCAGCTGCTATTCGATGTACAGGTGATCCAGGGGGCGATTGGGTGGATGGTGCGGTAG
- a CDS encoding PH domain-containing protein codes for MFLLIISLPFMLLPLPFMLLPLPLAIYTFLRVNSRGYALTSKRVIAKQGIISLNTEEMRIDRIENIRISRGIMESILGGGSLVVTGIGGSKVVLKCICAPELAKKMIEVLTEDS; via the coding sequence GTGTTCTTGCTTATCATCAGTCTGCCCTTTATGTTACTCCCACTGCCTTTTATGTTACTCCCACTTCCGTTGGCGATCTATACGTTCTTGCGGGTGAATAGCAGGGGCTATGCGTTGACGAGCAAGCGTGTAATCGCCAAGCAGGGTATTATCTCCCTGAACACCGAAGAAATGCGGATTGACCGCATTGAGAACATCCGGATCTCGAGAGGGATTATGGAATCAATACTTGGTGGCGGGTCTTTGGTTGTCACAGGGATAGGCGGCAGCAAGGTGGTGTTGAAGTGTATCTGCGCACCCGAATTAGCAAAGAAGATGATTGAAGTGTTAACTGAGGATTCGTAG
- a CDS encoding flagellin FliC has translation MGLRINTNVPALNTGRALDRSTRALTKSLERLSSGLRINRASDDAAGLAIAEGFRSQVRGSQAAQRNAQDGISLVQTAEGALSETTNILQRIRELAIQAANGTQSTDNRTALNTEVRELLNQIEDIALDTQFNGIAVLSANQSITLQSGANVSQTLTVGVAGARTSDLRISGITVSTAAGAVSALSFVDVALASVNSLRSTLGAFQNRLEFTVNTLAIQEENAAAAESAIRDADIARETILFTRNQILVNAGVSVLAQANVTPQSALNLLNG, from the coding sequence ATGGGACTTCGTATCAATACGAACGTGCCGGCCCTGAATACGGGCCGGGCGCTGGATCGTTCCACGCGCGCGCTCACGAAGAGCCTGGAGCGCTTGAGCAGCGGCCTGCGCATCAACCGCGCCAGCGATGATGCCGCGGGCCTTGCGATTGCCGAGGGTTTCCGGTCGCAGGTTCGGGGATCGCAGGCCGCGCAGCGGAACGCCCAGGATGGCATCAGTCTCGTGCAGACGGCGGAGGGCGCGCTGAGCGAGACGACGAATATTCTCCAGCGCATCCGGGAGCTTGCGATCCAGGCGGCGAACGGCACGCAGAGCACGGACAACCGCACGGCGTTGAACACGGAGGTGCGCGAGCTTCTCAACCAGATTGAGGATATCGCGCTGGACACGCAGTTCAACGGGATCGCGGTATTGAGCGCGAACCAGTCGATCACGCTTCAGTCGGGCGCGAATGTAAGCCAGACGCTGACGGTTGGCGTTGCGGGGGCGCGCACATCGGATCTGCGCATCAGCGGGATCACCGTGTCGACCGCGGCGGGGGCCGTCTCGGCGCTGAGCTTCGTGGATGTGGCGCTTGCGAGCGTCAATTCACTTCGCAGCACGCTTGGGGCCTTCCAGAACCGCCTGGAATTCACGGTGAACACCCTGGCGATCCAGGAAGAGAACGCGGCGGCGGCGGAGAGCGCGATCCGGGACGCGGACATCGCGCGGGAGACGATCCTGTTCACGCGCAACCAGATCCTCGTGAATGCGGGCGTGAGCGTGCTTGCGCAGGCGAATGTTACGCCGCAGAGCGCGCTGAACCTGTTGAACGGTTAA
- a CDS encoding aldo/keto reductase — translation MRHSTLGQTDIDLPVISFGAWAIGGWMWGGPDDASAIRALHAAVDAGITCIDTAPTYGMGHSEHLVGQALHGCRDRVILATKCGMRWDRAEGHRQLDTAMNDGTPCTVYRNGRPESIREECELSLKRLRTDVIDLYQVHWPDSTWPLDDTMDTLLRLKEAGKIRAIGVSNFDTDMIRLCQTKGRVDSVQPRYNALQREPEADLLPFCVERQIGVLAYSPIAQGLLTGKVTMERTFPDGDVRNRNALFEPENRRKILDMLQRVEPVARDHHLTLGQLFTAWLVHQPGVTTALVGARNPEQVLENAKAGEATLSDETLALIRSELESLGALK, via the coding sequence ATGCGTCACAGCACCCTCGGGCAAACCGATATCGACCTCCCCGTTATCAGCTTCGGCGCCTGGGCAATAGGCGGCTGGATGTGGGGCGGGCCCGACGACGCCAGCGCCATACGCGCGCTCCATGCCGCCGTCGACGCCGGCATCACGTGCATCGACACCGCCCCGACCTACGGCATGGGCCACAGCGAACATCTCGTCGGCCAGGCCCTCCACGGCTGCCGGGATCGGGTCATCCTGGCCACCAAATGCGGGATGCGGTGGGATCGCGCCGAAGGCCACCGCCAGTTGGACACGGCCATGAACGACGGCACGCCCTGCACCGTATACCGAAACGGGCGCCCGGAGTCCATCCGCGAGGAATGCGAGCTCAGCCTCAAACGCCTCCGCACCGACGTCATCGATCTATACCAGGTCCACTGGCCCGACAGCACCTGGCCGCTCGACGATACCATGGACACGCTGCTCCGCCTCAAGGAAGCCGGAAAGATCCGCGCCATCGGCGTCAGCAACTTCGATACGGACATGATCCGCCTTTGCCAGACGAAGGGGCGGGTCGACAGCGTGCAGCCCCGATACAACGCGCTCCAGCGCGAGCCGGAAGCGGATCTTCTCCCCTTCTGCGTGGAGCGGCAAATCGGCGTCCTCGCCTACAGCCCCATCGCCCAGGGCCTCCTCACGGGCAAGGTCACCATGGAACGGACCTTCCCGGACGGCGACGTGCGCAACCGCAACGCCCTCTTCGAACCGGAGAACCGCCGCAAGATCCTCGACATGCTGCAACGCGTCGAACCCGTCGCCCGCGACCACCACCTCACCCTCGGCCAGCTCTTTACCGCCTGGCTCGTACACCAGCCCGGCGTCACCACGGCGCTCGTCGGCGCGCGAAATCCGGAGCAGGTCCTCGAAAACGCCAAAGCCGGAGAAGCAACGCTGAGCGACGAAACGTTGGCGCTAATCCGGAGCGAGCTCGAAAGCCTCGGCGCACTCAAGTAG
- a CDS encoding LysM peptidoglycan-binding domain-containing protein, with amino-acid sequence MTEGYSPQATMVSKTLLMTFAAGVVIGFLIGWGAATSRTSPPETPDAPLADHAPQELDPAPVEPDPAPAELPAAPVAADARPLPRFEPDVDGLWPLEHVFAGVSGVKADVATLEWLNEFKPGGVVLRPENMRDPLQVASLVLQIKQAVGLGTTLSDPPVILFADSESDLPRLLEGDAAAVSLASISTETAEAAAARALAGRQAGVAGILGPALEAGIEAGALDGAGIAAMQARAAAISRDGVAYASRLRAGGMLPVARLLPGARIAREEDGVWRIPAEPMDALAASLQPFKAAVDAGVPGLLVGHVAVPGIDADRPNRPASLSPKLIQLLVRDDWGYDGVILADDINRHPMTRDLPPEEVVLKALVSGCDAVILLDPAPDQLRAIGETFAQLAQRSDFPISAIQASKRRLAAWREFLKQPVSAAGPARIAAAPEAKPVDTPPDSSETGETKAEDESPPTATGADAQPELAPESPEPESPESEQTESEQTESEQTESEQTESDQTESAPGETQAPSAPTVAAPGAPAPVSVPEPFIEHTIAQGETLTAIARRYGVSLNDLMAWNGLADGNIKYGRKLKVHVKDQATAPEAPEPEASPEPEPTPAPEKSPQAEPESVPSPTPEAGADAAAEPDPSATADEPAAPEMEPEAAAPSGEESAAAAPRTVESVVTLDAVEAGAPDDAPRAPGLPPQPPDTTRREHAVQPGESLASIADEYGVTEADIRAWNALADGAIAPDTLPALVLYLPVAAPDAEDAEPAPPATPEPVEATPAPAATEFTVYEVVAGDNLRRIAMRFGVTQKAIMELNNLKIADHVVIGWKLKIPKPEGAAPP; translated from the coding sequence GTGACCGAAGGCTACTCGCCGCAGGCGACAATGGTGAGCAAAACGCTCCTGATGACCTTTGCCGCGGGCGTGGTTATCGGATTCCTGATCGGCTGGGGCGCGGCAACATCCCGCACCAGCCCGCCGGAGACGCCCGACGCCCCCCTGGCCGATCACGCGCCGCAAGAGCTGGATCCCGCGCCCGTGGAACCGGATCCCGCCCCCGCGGAACTGCCCGCCGCCCCGGTGGCGGCGGATGCGCGGCCGCTGCCTCGCTTCGAACCCGATGTCGATGGCCTCTGGCCGCTGGAGCATGTCTTCGCCGGCGTGAGCGGTGTGAAGGCGGACGTGGCCACCCTCGAATGGCTCAACGAATTCAAGCCCGGCGGCGTGGTGTTGCGCCCCGAAAATATGCGTGATCCGTTGCAGGTCGCTTCGCTCGTGCTCCAGATCAAGCAGGCCGTCGGCCTGGGCACAACCCTGTCCGATCCCCCCGTAATCCTGTTCGCCGACAGCGAAAGCGATCTCCCGCGCCTGCTGGAGGGCGACGCGGCGGCGGTTTCGCTCGCGTCGATCTCCACCGAGACCGCCGAGGCCGCCGCCGCGCGCGCGCTCGCCGGACGGCAGGCCGGTGTCGCGGGGATTCTAGGGCCCGCCCTCGAGGCCGGGATTGAAGCCGGCGCGTTGGACGGCGCCGGCATCGCCGCAATGCAGGCGCGCGCCGCCGCCATCTCCCGGGACGGCGTCGCGTACGCCAGCCGCTTGCGCGCGGGCGGCATGCTCCCCGTGGCGCGCCTGCTGCCGGGCGCCAGGATCGCGCGCGAGGAGGACGGTGTATGGCGGATACCGGCGGAGCCAATGGACGCGCTCGCGGCGTCCCTGCAGCCTTTCAAGGCCGCCGTCGACGCGGGCGTACCGGGCCTCCTCGTCGGCCATGTCGCCGTGCCCGGTATCGATGCCGATCGCCCCAACCGCCCGGCCTCCCTCTCCCCGAAGCTGATCCAGTTGCTCGTGCGCGACGACTGGGGCTACGACGGGGTCATCCTCGCCGACGATATCAATCGCCACCCGATGACGCGCGACCTGCCGCCGGAGGAAGTGGTTCTCAAGGCGCTCGTCAGCGGCTGCGACGCCGTGATTCTGCTGGACCCGGCCCCCGATCAGCTACGCGCCATCGGCGAGACCTTCGCGCAGCTCGCGCAGCGCTCCGATTTTCCGATCAGCGCGATCCAGGCGAGTAAGCGCCGCCTCGCCGCGTGGCGCGAATTCCTGAAGCAGCCCGTATCCGCCGCCGGGCCGGCCCGCATCGCGGCCGCACCCGAGGCGAAGCCGGTGGACACCCCACCGGATTCGAGCGAGACCGGCGAGACCAAAGCCGAGGACGAGTCCCCTCCAACCGCAACCGGCGCGGACGCCCAACCCGAGCTGGCGCCGGAGTCGCCGGAACCGGAGTCGCCGGAAAGCGAGCAGACGGAAAGCGAGCAGACGGAAAGCGAACAAACGGAAAGCGAACAAACGGAAAGCGATCAGACGGAAAGCGCCCCCGGCGAGACGCAGGCCCCCAGCGCGCCAACGGTGGCCGCTCCCGGCGCACCGGCGCCGGTGAGCGTCCCCGAGCCGTTCATTGAGCATACGATCGCGCAGGGCGAGACACTGACCGCCATTGCGCGGCGTTACGGCGTGTCGTTGAACGATCTCATGGCCTGGAACGGCCTGGCGGACGGCAATATCAAGTACGGCCGTAAGCTGAAGGTCCACGTAAAGGACCAGGCAACCGCCCCGGAGGCCCCAGAGCCGGAAGCAAGTCCGGAGCCAGAGCCAACACCCGCGCCGGAGAAATCACCCCAGGCGGAACCAGAATCCGTGCCGTCCCCCACGCCGGAGGCGGGTGCGGATGCCGCCGCGGAACCCGATCCGTCCGCCACGGCCGATGAACCAGCCGCGCCCGAGATGGAGCCCGAAGCCGCCGCGCCCTCTGGCGAAGAAAGTGCGGCCGCCGCACCGCGGACCGTGGAGTCCGTGGTCACGCTGGACGCCGTCGAAGCGGGCGCGCCGGACGATGCGCCCCGCGCGCCGGGACTTCCCCCGCAGCCGCCCGATACGACACGGCGGGAGCACGCCGTCCAGCCGGGCGAATCCCTGGCGTCCATCGCGGATGAATATGGCGTTACCGAAGCCGATATCCGCGCCTGGAACGCCCTCGCGGATGGCGCCATTGCGCCGGATACGCTCCCGGCGCTCGTCCTCTACCTGCCGGTTGCGGCCCCCGACGCGGAAGACGCGGAACCGGCGCCGCCGGCCACGCCGGAACCGGTCGAAGCGACTCCGGCGCCCGCCGCAACGGAGTTCACCGTGTATGAAGTCGTCGCGGGTGACAACCTGCGGCGTATCGCCATGCGCTTCGGGGTTACCCAGAAGGCCATCATGGAACTGAACAACCTCAAAATCGCCGACCATGTCGTGATCGGCTGGAAACTCAAGATCCCGAAACCGGAGGGCGCGGCGCCGCCCTGA
- a CDS encoding methyltransferase domain-containing protein, whose amino-acid sequence MAEDAILDTICHAPDRAHRLSLDYLLSCVPRSARRVLDCAVAPGARAAALREHGARTVVGLFAEAPDPGDPSGYDVVIPGPMDFATFPPASEPFDCILCTGVLERLRNPDAFIPALLERLAPGGLFLATVPNMQYHKIVCALAEGRWAYGDSGVWDRNNLRFYTAREIRQHLQIAGLSSIRIAGLVGDSPSDFPRDEAGYARCGRLRIGPMDDAAYPAWLAEYYLVLAAREGG is encoded by the coding sequence ATGGCTGAAGATGCGATTCTGGATACCATTTGTCACGCGCCCGACCGGGCGCACCGGCTTTCGCTGGATTACCTGCTTTCGTGTGTGCCGCGATCGGCGCGGCGGGTGCTGGATTGCGCGGTGGCTCCGGGCGCGCGCGCGGCGGCCTTGCGGGAGCACGGGGCGCGGACGGTGGTGGGGCTGTTTGCGGAGGCGCCGGATCCCGGGGATCCTTCGGGCTATGATGTGGTGATTCCGGGACCGATGGATTTTGCGACATTTCCGCCTGCGAGTGAGCCGTTTGATTGTATTCTGTGCACGGGGGTGTTGGAGCGGCTGCGGAATCCGGACGCGTTTATTCCGGCGCTGCTGGAACGGCTGGCGCCGGGCGGGCTGTTCCTGGCGACGGTTCCGAACATGCAGTATCACAAGATTGTGTGCGCGCTGGCGGAGGGGCGGTGGGCGTATGGGGATTCGGGGGTGTGGGATCGGAATAACCTGCGTTTTTACACGGCGCGGGAGATCCGCCAGCATTTGCAGATCGCGGGTTTGTCGAGCATCCGGATTGCGGGGCTGGTGGGGGATTCGCCGTCGGATTTTCCACGTGATGAGGCGGGCTATGCGCGATGCGGGCGCCTGCGGATCGGTCCGATGGACGATGCGGCATATCCGGCGTGGCTGGCGGAGTATTATCTGGTTTTGGCGGCGCGGGAGGGGGGGTAG
- a CDS encoding flagellin FliC → MGLRINTNVSALNTARVLRRSTLDLNRSLERLSSGLRINRAADDAAGLAIAESFRSVVRGAQVAQRNSQDGISLVQTAEGALSETTNILQRIRELAVQAANGTQSTDNRLALTREVNELIGQINDIAKDTQFNGISVLSSAQTVTLQSGAYVSQTLTVSVSGARAADIGVSAVTLSVASLAVAAISTIDNAIRSVNTLRSTLGAFQNRLEFTISTLAIQEENSASSESAIRDADIAQETIRFTRNQILVNAGTSVLAQANVVPQTALQLLG, encoded by the coding sequence ATGGGACTTCGCATCAACACCAATGTTTCGGCGTTGAACACGGCGCGGGTACTTCGCCGGTCGACGCTGGATTTGAACCGCAGCCTGGAGCGGCTTTCGAGCGGCCTCCGGATCAACCGGGCGGCCGATGACGCGGCGGGCCTGGCGATTGCCGAGAGCTTTCGTTCGGTCGTTCGCGGTGCGCAGGTCGCGCAGCGGAACTCGCAGGATGGCATCAGCCTGGTGCAGACGGCGGAGGGCGCGCTGAGCGAAACGACGAATATCTTGCAGCGCATCCGGGAGCTTGCGGTACAGGCCGCGAACGGCACGCAGAGCACGGACAACCGCCTGGCGCTTACGCGCGAGGTGAATGAACTGATCGGCCAGATCAACGATATTGCGAAGGACACGCAGTTCAACGGCATCAGCGTGTTGAGCAGCGCGCAGACGGTTACGCTGCAGTCTGGGGCGTATGTGAGCCAGACGCTGACGGTGTCGGTGAGCGGCGCGCGCGCGGCGGACATCGGCGTGAGCGCGGTGACGCTTTCGGTGGCGTCGCTGGCGGTGGCGGCGATCAGCACGATTGATAACGCGATCCGCAGCGTGAACACGCTCCGGAGCACGCTTGGCGCGTTCCAGAACCGGCTCGAGTTCACGATCAGCACGCTGGCGATCCAGGAGGAGAATTCGGCTTCTTCGGAGAGCGCGATCCGGGATGCGGATATCGCGCAGGAAACGATTCGATTCACCCGGAATCAAATTCTGGTGAATGCGGGCACCTCGGTGCTTGCGCAGGCGAATGTGGTGCCGCAGACGGCGCTGCAGTTGCTCGGATAA
- a CDS encoding flagellin FliC translates to MGLRINTNVSSLNAARTLQRSTLDLNRSLERLSSGLRINRAADDAAGLAIAETFRSVVRGSQVAQRNAQDGVSLVQTAEGALSQTTNILQRIRELAVQAANGTQSTDNRLALTREVNELIGQINNIATDTQFNGISVLSSAQTVTLQAGAYVSQTLTVSVSGARAADIGVSAVTLSVASLAVAAISTVDNAIRSVNSLRSTLGAFQNRLEFTINTLAIQEENSAASESAIRDADIARETILFTRNQILVSAGTSVLAQSNVVPQTALQLLG, encoded by the coding sequence ATGGGACTTCGAATTAATACCAACGTGTCGTCGCTGAACGCGGCGCGGACATTGCAGCGCTCGACCCTGGACCTGAACCGCAGCCTGGAACGGCTTTCGAGCGGCCTCCGGATCAACCGCGCGGCGGATGATGCGGCGGGCCTCGCGATTGCGGAGACCTTCCGTTCGGTGGTGCGCGGATCGCAGGTTGCACAGCGGAACGCGCAGGACGGCGTCAGCCTTGTGCAGACGGCGGAAGGCGCGCTGAGCCAGACGACCAACATTCTCCAGCGCATCCGGGAGTTGGCGGTTCAGGCGGCCAACGGCACGCAGAGCACGGACAACCGGCTTGCGCTCACGCGGGAAGTCAACGAGCTGATCGGCCAGATCAACAACATCGCCACGGACACGCAATTCAACGGCATCAGCGTGCTGAGCAGCGCGCAGACGGTGACGTTGCAGGCGGGCGCGTATGTGAGCCAGACGCTGACGGTGTCGGTGAGCGGCGCGCGCGCGGCGGATATCGGCGTGAGCGCGGTGACGCTTTCGGTTGCGTCGCTGGCGGTTGCGGCAATCAGCACGGTGGACAACGCGATCCGGAGCGTGAACTCGCTCCGGAGCACGCTGGGCGCGTTCCAGAACCGTCTCGAGTTCACGATCAACACGCTGGCGATCCAGGAGGAGAACTCGGCGGCTTCGGAGAGCGCAATCCGGGATGCGGATATTGCGCGCGAAACGATCCTGTTTACGCGTAACCAGATCCTGGTGAGCGCGGGCACGTCGGTGTTGGCGCAGTCCAACGTTGTGCCGCAGACGGCGCTCCAGCTGCTGGGGTAG